gcGTTCTACTGTGTTCCTCTATCTGTGCTCCTCTAATTGAATTGTTCTGCATTTTACTACCTGTGCTATTGTACGTTCTTCTGCGTTCCTCTGACTGTGCGGTTCTGTAATTCCTGACTGTGCTCCACAAATTGGGTTGCTCCATATTCTACTAACTGTGCTGTTATAACCACGCTGTTCTGCGTTCTCTGTTCCTGTGCTCCTCTAATTGGGTTGTTCTGCGTTCCTCTGACTGTGCTATTCCATGTTCTTCTGCGTTCCTCTGACAGTGCTGTTCTGTTCTTCTGCGTTCCTCTGACTGTGCTGCTCTACCAGCATTCCTCTATCTGTATTCCACTAATTGGGTTGTTCCATGTTCTACTAACTGTGCTGTTCTAACCGTGTTCTTCTGAGTTTCTTAGACTGTGCTGttctaacagtgttcttctgtgttcctCTTTCTGTCATTTTCTAGTTGGGTCTGCGTTGTTAACTGTGCTATTCTATGTTTGGTGTTCCTCTGACTGTGCTGTTCTGACAGTGTTCTTCTGCGTTCTACTGTACTCCTCTAATTGGGTCGTTCTGCGTCCTACTAACTGTGCTATTCTATGATCTTCTGCGTTCCTCTGACTGTGCTGTTCTGTTCTTCTGCGTTCCTCTGACTGTGCTGTTCCATGTTCTTCTGTGTTCCTCTGACTGTGCTGTTCTGTTCTTCACTAATTGGGCTGTTCAAACGGTGTTCCTCTGACTGTTCTGCTCTACCAGCATTCCTCTATCTGTATTCCACTAATTGGGTTGTTCCATGTTCTACTAACTGTGCTGTTCTAACGGTGTTCTTCTGAGTTTCTCTGACTGTGCTGTTCAGCGTTCTCTGTTCCTCTATCTGTGCTCTTCTAATTGGGTTGTTCTGCGTTCTACTAACTGTGCATTTCTATGTGCTGCCGTTCTAACCGCGCTGTTCTGCGTTCCTCTGACTGTGCCGTTCTAACCGTGCTGTTCTGCGTTCCTCTGACTGTGCCGTTCTAACCGTGCTGTTCTGCGTTCCTCTGACTGTGCCGTTCTAACCGTGCTGTTCTAACCGTGCTGTTCTGCGTTCCTCTGGCTGTGCCGTTCTAACCGTGCTGTTCTGCGTTCCTCTGACTGTGCTGTTCTAACCGTGCTGTTCTGCGTTCCTCTGACCGTGTTGTTCTAACTGTGCTGTTCTAACCGTGCTGTTCTGCGTTCCTCTGGCTGTGCCGTTCTAACCGTGCTGTTCTGCGTTCCTCTGGCTGTGCTGTTCTAACTGTGCCGTTCTAACCGTGCTGTTCTgcgttcctctaactgtgctgTTCTAACCAACGTCAGTAAAATATCTTCTCTCATTTAGAAACAGATTTAAACGTAATGAGCTTCCCGACTCCCTTTTCCTACACATGTACTTTTCTATACTGATCAACAAGCTTAAATCAAGACGCCAGAAAATCAGTTTTACACAGAAGATTTAATAAGCAGAAAAATTTCAGAGATGTTATGTTATGTCAGGGAAGAGATTTTCTAACTACCAGCTATTTTCCTGTTCAAAAAAAACCGACTCCACATGAACTAAAAGCCTCGTGACGACTGAATCGGCTCTAAAAAGAAGCCACGTGGCTCTAAAATGACCTTCAAGTCCTGAGCGTTTTCACTCTCCCAGGTTCTGCTGTGGTTCCTCAGTGTCTAGAAGTGCAGAAGGTTGGAAGGCCGCGCTCAGCCTGCTGCGCGTCCTCCTGCGGCCGGCTGGGAGCAGCTCTGGGGACGTGTGGTCCACCCAGGCTAGTCCGCTGGCCTGGACGTCCACGCTCCTGCGGTTTCTCAGGCTGCGGCGTACTGACCCCCGGCTCTTAACCGCGGGTCTCAGGACGTCTTCGATATTGAAGTTGGCCTCCTGCCAAGGCTCCAAGACAGGTTCATTTTGCTCCCCCGAACTCTTCACAGAGCCAAATTCACTCCGCTTTACAGCCAATGAAGCTTCTGTCAGCTCCTGGCTCGATTCCCCCTCTTCTTCTGTCCGTTCTGGAGACGGCTTTGTCTGTAATGGACCTTGACGTGGTTCGTTCTCCTCCTTTAGACCTCCAGTAGAGTTCACGCGAGGGCCTTTTTGAGCGTGCTTCTTTCCATTTGGACTCTCAGCCGCCATGTCTTCGTCATGGGGCAATTTCTCGTTGCTAGTCAAGTCTGCAGTGTGTTCTGCTGTGAAGGAGGGATCATTAACCTGCTGCTGGACAGCTTCACTCCTGACCGAAGTCTCCAAAGATTCAGATCGACTCCCTGCGGATTCGTCTTCCATCGGCTCCTCAGTTTCGGACTCCTTAGCACCGCTGAGACGCTTCGCCCTTGCAGAATTCCCACTGCGTCGGCGGCCCGCGGGCCTTCCGAAGCTGCGTCTGGCTCTAGAAGCCTTCGTACCTGACCTGGCCATACCTGCGTGCTCTACCGTTTCACCAGACTCGTCTGCGGACGCTACGTCGGCTTCTAATTGGCTGGCTGAATTGTCTGCAACAGTGGTGGCTGGGTCGCGTGCGTTGGTTTTCTGCAGGAAACGCTGACGCCACAAGGCAGCCGCAGCCACCAGACCTGCTGTTCCATCAGAGGAGTCAGTCTTTCCGTGGTGAGCGCTGGTAGTTTGACTGGAATCTGAATTTGCATCTGTGGATAATCAGAAAGAAAGAGTGTGACCACCTgctcactcacagctgaagtgGAGAAATCAGTTATGGTCCTCGCTACTCCAGCGTAAATGCTACCAGTCCCAACTGTATCCGATCATCGATTAATAGACGTTGTTTTTCCGTTCTTTTTGGTTTTCCGATGTTTTCCCTCCCAATCGAACACTGCTAATTAACCCACCTACTCTTAGCCCCCCCTAAAACTAGTAATGCTCCCAATACTATGCTTGTATCACGTGATAcaagcaaagccagccactgcagCAGacagctctgaggaaagcatcgcttaaaagtgatgaggggagaaagagcgccatctacccacctagccagccaactgtgctctctcagactccggacTGCTGATGGTAAAACAGCATTGGCTTGGTCAATGAACAAGTGCTGAAGCCACGGTCCACTGGTGTCTATTCCAAGTGTGTTTACAGTCAGTATTTGTTCGTTtgcaaataattaattaaaaacctGATAATAAAACTGCTGATTTTACTGCAACGTCAAGATAAGAAAAAAAGACTGAGGTAGGACCAGTCTATCCTGTCCACCGTACACCAAGTGATCATGGGAGCGTGCTGCAACGCTACCAAGACCTCATGAGATTTTCGAAAAGTCATTTGTTGTGGGGCTCAAAATGGCTCAGCGGGCGCTGTGCCATCGGTGCCAGTCTGAGAGTCCGAAAGAGCACAACAGGCCATGCTGCCTTTAGGTGGGTAGGTGGCGCCCTCTACCCTCATCAGGCTTAAGCGGTATTGGCTGGCACAGAtactgttagctggtgtggcagaAATGGGGACCCGGTGCTTCCCTCAGAGCCTGTTTCCATGTATCGGAAGAGCCATTGCTGGGGGAAGTTACGAATAGGTGAGTTGACtggcatataaataaataaataaataaaagccataaattaggctgttttttttattgcgtAGTGGTATTAAGGTAAGTAAGAAACCTAGACCGTAGGACAAATTTAAGACAATACACTCGAATGACCATGTACCTGCAATTTCTCTGTGGCCATTAAGTCAGaaatctccaaaactgcatgGCCTACATTAAACATGCATTCTCAAGCACGTAGGCTCTTTTGTTTCGCGGCCTTGTGTTTGCTTATTATTCCTGGCCTATTAGCTGCACCGGTTTCAGATGAGGGGTTTTAAAGTCTCAGCCAGACCAGGATTAGGGCAGAGTTTACCAACAGAAAGCATACAGGCAAGAAAAGCCTCTTTGCGAGCTTCTGCTCTTGCTTTATTAATGGTCACAAAACAATTTCAGATCAGATTAATTATTAAAAGGTCTTTCTGCGTCGGGTCTATCGGCTATTAAACCAGTGCAGATGTGCACGAATCCAGACATGGTTTATACCTCCTGAGACTTCACAAACCAACCTCAGAACAGTTCCTTCAGAACTACCAGGTAGGCTATATTATAATAACAGGGTGTGGTAAGTGTGATCTTTCATGTAGGACTGAATAAACACTGGGTTTCTCCACGGAGCTTGCCTGGATGGGGTTGTGTTGGGGTGTTCACCAGGCTGGAGGTCGCGGACTCAACGATGGGGCTGAGCAGAGGGTTTTTGGAGGCGTAATCCCTCTTCCCATACAGTGACCGGTCCACTTCCTTACTGCCAAACCGCCTCTTCACTGCTGAGTTCTACAAACAAAGTAATGTCCATTTATTcacaggacaaaagtattgggacacccacacaTTACACCTAGGAGCTTTTATATgacgtcccattctaaacccataggcattattaatatggaactggtccccctttgctctgagctctaacagcagcagcaggtctggagctctgcagttattggaggcttttctgcactctgctctgagctcagaaCTCGCCCCcgactcggtggacactgagctgctctctgtgagctgttcctcctaaactgcttccactgttcaataataacaccactcacagctgatggaggaagatctaggaggggaGGTCTAAATTttaccagctgacttgttgtagttgttgttggtgcagcggtgtctcctattacatacagaaccacgctggagttcagtgagctcttcagaacctcccgttctttcactaatgtgtggaagaaaggcagactacatggctaggggcttgattttatacacctgtgggtgaatgagactgaatgaaacacctgaattcagggATCATAAGGTGGGCCCCAATATCTCAAACatacataaatccagtaaagaggagaaacaagagcttctcattctgaagaaagaaagtagtgagatcttgtcggtgagctagtctgaagaacagagctcggttcctccaggtttctcctggacgccccccagtccagccagcacagcgtggaggatgtgttcaactccatcagcagcagcagcagcagcagcagctcacctgatttaccatcattaagccctgatttaccaccaaaccaggtgttgatctaaggagaactctaaataatactagacttcatgaggagaactttggagatgttctacagaaagtggtggaggtggttctccatcactgtgttcatcattaggaGTGTTATGATTAGTGTTTTCACCTACTGCCCAGGTAAGCACTCTAATTCACTCCATTTGTCACAGGAGACCAACggttttgcacagtactgtacagaatAACTTCGTTTCCAAGCACTTGAGTGGTTCAATACCAGCCTGACCAAGACTGTCTAACTAAGCCCTTTTATTTAGGGCCCACGCGAAATGCCCTTTCCACTACActgagctccacagctcattagATGCAGCATAAAGGATATATGGATCATTAAAGGACAAGTGGAGCACTGAAGCTCAATACAAGGACATGTCAAATTGGACTCCTTTCAGTCCACAGCTCGGCAGAGATTAGGTCTTTCAATCAGAACCTGACTTGTCAAGGTCTTGCTAATCAGctgatgagctgaatcaggtgtgtttaattAGGAGGTCCACTCCTGATCCTGTGCACTTCTACCTTCATCTTCCCCTTGGCAGATGCTGCAGCTGTGCGAGAGCTCCTCCTGGTTTCCGTCTCGTTCTCGTCGTCGTCCGCCGGCTGCTGGGACACAAGCACAGGTGGCAATGAAGAGAGCTATTTTACAATCTGAGCAATTCCACTCAGCTCGGGTTTTAATGAGGTGTCTGGATTGAGCACAATTCCACATTGATGAATGTTTGTGAATTTGGGTGGTCAAAGTggtcagactgcagtgttgcagaggagctgggagctgatcggtcagggaggagagtcagactggattataaaatattaaaaactataaaactgtgattttaagaaaagtcacGACTAAGCTAAAtgagtcagtccagaaagtctgattatagaaactgatcctgaaaataaaagatTTTACTGTTgatgtaaaggagctgggagctgactGGTCAGGGAGGAGTCTCAGGCtgaattataagatattaaacactatgattTAGATTAGTCGTTTAGTCGTATAATCaaaaagtctgattatagaatctgatactaaaaataaaggatttACTGAAtccattaatcagcagctcgtctgatctaaactgtggggctcaATTATTAttgatacacacacaaagatcagatcagtattggCTGATACTTAGCATTAAGAGTTAGGGGCCCACGgcatcctaactacagtggatactGGTGTGTCCCCATTGTCCTTAGTGTCTAATGTCCTTAAGATAATAACCGGAACACTGGAACAACCaggtgtgcccaaacttttgactggtagggagtatgtatatataaaataatttatcaATATTGTTAATAATTTGCACAACTCTGTTGAGAGTCATCCCTTTCTTTCTGGAATTAAATCACACAGATCTGCTAGCCGATGGTCAATTTTTGTATGAAACCATTACAAATATGCCGATATTTACAATATCGCTCAGTCCTACCTGAGGCCCAGTGCACACTCACTATTAAAATGAGTCCTGGGTGACCAGATCATaagtggccagcacaaagtACAGGGGTGAACGGGGTGCGGGATGCAGAGCGTATCGCGGACACACCGCAACCCGATCATTGGAAGGTGGTCAGAGACCAAAACCCCGCCCACATCACCCAAATCACTGCCCCAGTCGGAAAATATGCGAAAGGCACAAGATTACATGGCCAGCACGAGATGCAAGTAAAATGCCAGATGTAAAAGCCAAAACGCATATCCAATCATCTGTGATGGGCTCACCCGAGACACATGCTTACGGCAGGTGTGAACGGGGCCTTCTGCCCCTTCAAGTCGTTCTGCGTCTCAGTTAAAGCAGCCTCCGCAGCCAGCTCAGCCCACGCAGAGAGCTACAATACCATTTGTTTGAGAATTGCTCTGAATATGGTTCACAACAGCAGGGCAGAGCAATCCCTTTCTTCTTCACACCGTGCAAAAACACTTGCACTGCATTGGGCCCTACAGCCCATTAAACACAGAGTGAAGGATAAAGGGATGATTAACAGGACGAGCGAAGCATTATACCTTCATCTTCTCTTCGTCAGAGGCCGCAGCTGCGCGAGAGCTCCTCTTCGTCTCCGTCTCTTTCTCCGCTTGTTGCTGGAAAACAGGCACGGGTGACGGTAAGAGACCCTTCTTTAACAATCAGAACAGTTGCAGCCAGCGTGAGATTTATACAACTGCCTGGACTGGGTACGGTTTCACAGGGGAATCAAATAGGGAGTCTGATGGGCTGCATTACAATGATCATAATCAGCAAAAGCAAGAAACCAAACACCTGGATACGTTAAGAGTTTATGGTTTATTGGGAGTTTCAAAGTAGAGATAAGCcaatatagttttttttatttttttgttttgtttatagcCAATGTTTAGAGGTCAGGGTCAGCTGATTGACAATATGTGCtgccatttttattattattattattatatatatattttttaccaaTATCTAAGATTTACGCTTTATTTGCATGCTAAATTgtcacactaataataataataataataaacaacaacgtGGATGCACAACATTTCTAAACTTCATTTATTGAAGACTGACTTGAAGGACAATGGGGACACACCAGTTTCCAccatggttaggatgttgtgggcCCCCCCAGAGTCTCTTATTGCTGATCatcagccgataccgatctgatctgatctctgtgtgtataaataataatccagctccactgtttagatcagacgagctgctgattaatgggttcagtaaaatccctttatttttactatcagtttctataatcagactttctgaaCTGAAtgagtcgagacttttcttaaaaactGAAAGTTACTGGCggaagatattaaacactatgatttagtttagtcgttTTAATCAGTCCaaaaagtctgattatagaatctgatactaaaaataaagggattttactgaaccgattaatcagcagctcatctgatctaaactgtggggctggattattatttatacaggaTTTAggactataaaaaaaaaaaataccctgTGCTGTGGATTTAACCAATTTGTTGCACATTGGATGTTTCACCCACTCAATTTATCCTCACAGGCAGCTCTCAGAGGTCCACCTGTTGCGCATTTGCGTGGCCGAGTGAGGTgcatttcatcattttttcaTCGCAGCAGATGAAAAACTGCGTTCATATAAACACCatattttttacaaaatattttaaCACAGTCTTAATAATAGTAGGTTGAGTGTTCCTTGTAGATTTACAACATTAGCTCTCTGAAAATCTCTTTATATTCAATCAAAACATatcaatatttaattaaattaaaacgaATCGGAAATGGAATTGAATCGGGACCTCGTGAATCAGAATCAGTGAACCTATCTGGGGAATCAGTGGGAACACCGAGGTGCTCCTGGGCCTAGATGAGTACAGAACTCATACCGCCCTCAATTTGTCATCAGCACCTGTTCAAACATTCCCCACAACGGCCAACAAGTGCCATGATAATGTTATGCAAAGGTGCCCCGCACGGGGTTCACAGCAGCTGAACAGGTCGGTACCTTTCTCTTCCTGCCGCGAGAGCGAGGCGCTTCCGTAGTGGAGGCTGgagactccagctgctgctctCGCCGACTTCGCTGTAGCTCAAGGCCTGGCTCTGGCTCGGCTTCTGCtgtaaacagaaacacacaggtcAGTCCTTCACCTTCTGATCTATGCTTGGACGTAGCACATTACCACAAGCCCACAAGAGCTCAGTAGAGAAAATGAGATGACCCAACTGCACCCTCATATGGGTCAGCTCCAACCTTTCATTCAGAAACGGCTTGGCAAATTAGCTAATGAGGTGATTGGAGGTGGGGGACCATATAAGGGTGCAGCGTAGAGGCACTTCGGGACCAGGATTAGGAAATATTGATCCTGGTAGAGCTAATTAGCAAGGGGGGGGAGGGGCAGTACACTGATCCACAATGTTCCTTGGGGGAATGAATGAGGATTGGTTCTGCTGTCACGTTTGCACAAATGCATCAAACCACCCAGAGTTTTATGGCCGTAGATACAAGAATGTGAGGGTTACTGTAGGATCTACTGTACCAGAGCAGATCTGTGGTTGACCTGGGaagctaaaaacaaacaaacggcACAGCTCATTAGTCAAAAGGCCACCTGTTCTGAATCCAAGGTGGTTTGGTGCTGGACCACTCTGCAGGTCAGCAAGGAATAATCAATTACTACATTTGCATGACCACCAGTGGGTCGATGTCAGTCCAagactgcagaaaagcagccaaAATCCAACCCGGCGTCTCACAAACTCCATATTCAGTCCAGACAACACAGAAATATGGCTTGCAAGATGATAATGAAggttttaaatatgtaaatgttgtCAAACTAATCAATAAATTACAACATATTCAATACAATacgtagacaaaagtattgggacgcttgctctttctttgtttcttctgaaattaagagtaTTTAAAAgtgctgatcctgcttttgttggagtaactgtctctactgtccagagaagaaggctttctactagatttgataGAAGCATTGTAGTGAGGATCTGACAAGAGCGtaagtgaggttaggatgttgggtggtgatgatcaccaccccacttcatcatccccaactcatcccaaaaagtactggatggagctccaccaccatcattccagagagcacagttcttccactgctccacagctcaacgctggggggctttatacccctctagcccacacctggcattattaggcagcattgaGCCGATAGGTCCATGacgttcatctgctccagagagtcctattgtattggcagtacttctctacagggactacacaagctgtgtgtgtgtgtgtgtgtgtgtgcacgcatttgcacatctgtgtcagcaatgggtgcaacttaaagtagctgaatgcatgtatTAGActggatgtccacaaactttcggACATGTATGTTCTAGAAAGATCTATTGTTCTTACCCGTTTCATACGGTTCTAGAATGCCCATTCACAGGATTTTAGAACACCTGCCTTCTTCATCTTAACTGTTCCCTAATCACATGGTTCTAGAACCCAATTTCACAGTTCTAGAGTACAAAATTCAGAGTAATTTTTAGAACACCCACCTCCTTCACTCCAACTGTCACCTATGCATAAGGTTGTAGAATGTTCTAGAACCCCAtttcacagttctagaatgccccATCCACAGTAATTTAGAACACCCGTCTCCTTCATTCCAACTGTCCCCTATGCATaaggttctagaatgttctagaaccccatttcacagttctagaatgccccATTCACAGTAATTTAGAACACCAACCTCCTTCATTCCAATTGTCCTCTATTCATAAGGTTCTAGAACCCAAtttcacagttctagaatgtcccaTTCAGTCATTAAGGAACATCCCTATTCATaaggttctagaatgttctagaacCCAATTTCACAGTTCTAGAGTACCAAATTCACAGTCATTTTTAGAACACCTGCCTCCTTCATTCCAACTGTCCCCTATGCATaaagttctagaatgttctagaaccccatttcacagtt
This Salminus brasiliensis chromosome 20, fSalBra1.hap2, whole genome shotgun sequence DNA region includes the following protein-coding sequences:
- the cdca2 gene encoding cell division cycle-associated protein 2; the protein is MDSVEAAGSRTPLGTLTQSQQNSEAGDADFSKLTPSHFGISTESFLTFKEKDKSRVVQLKSRRRSTIGVRGSPETNSLIRFRAKAAMKTPPRTPQHMLASPLLSGCDSIKQKMAAFQRLMGDDDEDLEQSATLMTEGKDGRVGGSLSSDGQAVANACLEERENRLTPSSHCPAVTPPPSKRSRRVPRGLCEEEIKEEPLSDLQNIPVQMPEASSSKFNSPETNLGLGSDSQSQLMSLPMLSKPEVMRTDDVEVSSVSKKKRVRFGAPLSPEFFDKTLPPSTPLQKGATPIRPPSSTGRKHSLLKTPQRFEPPMPQPDFNSPRNNGGSPVFAVPRSRSEEVDSDEVFLCGGKISFPIMEEEFDNPPDDCRDAVLAEDPELALHHQPPTAGTEYMNAAFQQEEDLLSSSTADQTSMLTAEAEPEPGLELQRSRREQQLESPASTTEAPRSRGRKRKQQAEKETETKRSSRAAAASDEEKMKPADDDENETETRRSSRTAAASAKGKMKNSAVKRRFGSKEVDRSLYGKRDYASKNPLLSPIVESATSSLVNTPTQPHPDANSDSSQTTSAHHGKTDSSDGTAGLVAAAALWRQRFLQKTNARDPATTVADNSASQLEADVASADESGETVEHAGMARSGTKASRARRSFGRPAGRRRSGNSARAKRLSGAKESETEEPMEDESAGSRSESLETSVRSEAVQQQVNDPSFTAEHTADLTSNEKLPHDEDMAAESPNGKKHAQKGPRVNSTGGLKEENEPRQGPLQTKPSPERTEEEGESSQELTEASLAVKRSEFGSVKSSGEQNEPVLEPWQEANFNIEDVLRPAVKSRGSVRRSLRNRRSVDVQASGLAWVDHTSPELLPAGRRRTRSRLSAAFQPSALLDTEEPQQNLGE